A single window of Pyxicephalus adspersus chromosome 10, UCB_Pads_2.0, whole genome shotgun sequence DNA harbors:
- the LOC140339133 gene encoding gastrula zinc finger protein XlCGF66.1-like isoform X1: protein MEEDRSNMTEKMLNLTLEIIYLLTGESFPPLKGENQLTFTVPLLCSRRFMKSNNKKILKVIQKMVGLLMGEVPIRCQDVTVYFSMEEWEYLEGHKDLYKDVMMEDHQTLT, encoded by the exons ATGGAGGAGGACCGGAGTAACATGACCGAGAAGATGTTAAACCttaccctggagatcatctacctgctgaccggagag AGTTTTCCTCCTCTGAAGGGTGAAAACCAACTAACCTTTACAGTGCCTTTACTTTGCTCCCGGAGGTTTATGAAAAGCAATAACAAGAAGATTCTAAAAGTCATCCAGAAAATGGTTGGGCTACTGATgggagag gttcctataaggtgtcaggatgtcactgtgtatttctccatggaggagtgggagtatttagaaggacacaaggacctctacaaggacgtcatgatggaggaccaccagaccctcacatga
- the LOC140339133 gene encoding gastrula zinc finger protein XlCGF66.1-like isoform X3 — translation MEEDRSNMTEKMLNLTLEIIYLLTGESFPPLKGENQLTFTVPLLCSRRFMKSNNKKILKVIQKMVGLLMGEEWEYLEGHKDLYKDVMMEDHQTLT, via the exons ATGGAGGAGGACCGGAGTAACATGACCGAGAAGATGTTAAACCttaccctggagatcatctacctgctgaccggagag AGTTTTCCTCCTCTGAAGGGTGAAAACCAACTAACCTTTACAGTGCCTTTACTTTGCTCCCGGAGGTTTATGAAAAGCAATAACAAGAAGATTCTAAAAGTCATCCAGAAAATGGTTGGGCTACTGATgggagag gagtgggagtatttagaaggacacaaggacctctacaaggacgtcatgatggaggaccaccagaccctcacatga